From a region of the Qipengyuania spongiae genome:
- a CDS encoding YoaK family protein has protein sequence MPQQRPPLRALQLGLSGLAGLLDATGFLIAQGYFVSFMSGNTTQLGVNLLDGIPQVLLPAGLIACFLGGVTAGAAIGWTSERRPRSTLLAISLALVSIAAAAYEFGSTLGFLAPAAFAMGLVNNVFLRDDGSSAGVTYMTGALVRIGQNFAASLLGQRNRIKPGYGLLWLCLLGGAILGTWLHTLPGATGPLVAAGANALLLLLAWRTEKREN, from the coding sequence ATGCCCCAGCAACGACCGCCTCTGCGTGCTCTTCAGCTCGGCCTTTCGGGGCTGGCTGGCCTGCTCGATGCCACCGGTTTCCTGATCGCGCAGGGCTATTTCGTCAGCTTCATGTCCGGCAACACCACCCAGCTCGGCGTAAACCTGCTCGACGGCATCCCGCAGGTTCTTCTGCCGGCGGGGCTGATCGCCTGCTTCCTCGGCGGGGTCACGGCGGGCGCGGCGATCGGCTGGACCAGCGAGCGGAGGCCGCGCAGCACCCTGCTCGCCATATCGCTCGCGCTCGTATCGATCGCGGCGGCAGCCTATGAGTTCGGCAGCACGCTGGGCTTCCTCGCGCCCGCGGCCTTCGCCATGGGGCTGGTCAACAATGTTTTCCTGCGCGACGACGGCTCTTCGGCCGGAGTGACTTACATGACAGGGGCGCTGGTGCGGATCGGGCAGAACTTCGCTGCGAGCCTGCTTGGCCAGCGTAACCGGATCAAACCGGGTTACGGACTGCTGTGGCTCTGCCTGCTGGGCGGCGCGATCCTCGGCACTTGGCTCCACACCTTGCCGGGCGCGACCGGCCCGCTGGTGGCGGCGGGAGCAAACGCGCTGCTATTGCTGCTCGCCTGGCGAACCGAGAAACGTGAGAACTGA